The Fervidibacillus albus genome contains a region encoding:
- a CDS encoding nucleoside-diphosphate kinase produces MESIINEKHEYGIALLKPDGVERGILPKLLAYIQEDGMEIIKHKVVQLHKEDVFRNFVTDFDMNKVMSFSNIEEKNYSIIESRIMV; encoded by the coding sequence GTGGAATCAATAATAAACGAAAAACACGAATATGGAATCGCGCTCCTAAAGCCTGATGGTGTTGAACGTGGTATTTTGCCAAAACTTTTAGCTTACATTCAAGAAGATGGAATGGAAATTATTAAACATAAGGTTGTTCAATTGCATAAAGAAGATGTATTTAGGAACTTTGTAACAGATTTTGATATGAATAAGGTCATGTCGTTTTCTAACATCGAAGAAAAGAATTATTCAATTATTGAAAGTCGGATAATGGTCTAA